A region from the Vicia villosa cultivar HV-30 ecotype Madison, WI linkage group LG3, Vvil1.0, whole genome shotgun sequence genome encodes:
- the LOC131660421 gene encoding dehydrin ERD14-like, with protein MAEENQNKYEETTSATNPETEIKDRGVFDFISGKKKDEEHKPPQDEAISHEFGHKVTLYEAPSETKVEDEGEKKHSSLLEKLHRSDSSSSSSSEEEGEDGQKRKKKKEKKKKEDTSVPVEKVDVVEGTTGTEEKKGFLDKIKEKLPGHKKTDDITTPPPVVTAPPAHVHTETAATTTTTPEGEKKGILEKIKEKLPGYHAKTATDVAEDKDHHKDETTSH; from the exons ATGGCTGAGGAGAATCAGAACAAGTACGAGGAGACCACCTCCGCAACCAACCCTGAGACAGAGATCAAGGACAGAGGTGTTTTTGATTTTATCAGTGGtaagaaaaaggatgaagaacATAAGCCTCCTCAAGATGAGGCGATTTCCCACGAGTTTGGTCATAAGGTGACTTTGTATGAAGCACCATCAGAAACCAAAGTTGAAGATGAAGGTGAAAAGAAACACTCCAGTCTCTTGGAGAAACTTCACCGATCTGACAGCTCATCAAGCTCT TCAAGTGAAGAGGAAGGAGAAGATGgtcagaaaagaaagaagaagaaggaaaagaagaagaaagaggacACTTCTGTGCCAGTTGAGAAAGTTGATGTTGTTGAAGGAACAACAGGTACCGAGGAAAAGAAAGGTTTCCTTGACAAAATTAAGGAGAAGCTTCCAGGACAcaagaaaactgatgatataACAACTCCTCCACCTGTTGTTACTGCTCCTCCTGCTCATGTTCATACTGAGACAGCAGCAACTACAACAACTACTCCGGAAGGAGAGAAGAAAGGTATTTTGGAAAAGATCAAGGAGAAGCTTCCTGGTTATCATGCTAAGACTGCTACTGATGTTGCTGAAGACAAAGATCATCATAAGGATGAGACTACTTCTCATTGA